Proteins encoded together in one Synergistaceae bacterium window:
- the rpoD gene encoding RNA polymerase sigma factor RpoD, with protein sequence MEDITVQEQNAGAARPDTSKTEAVEYLGKVRNLVHEGQGRGFVTHQDIERHIPVDTWNSDMLDNILNNLQELGIEVIEEENRNKIQTTVAMGEELLPSFDPDIGKLDDIPLTDPVRMYLREIGKVALLTAEEEVTLARQMEEGKAQAKQKLIDANLRLVVSIAKKYIGRGMLFLDLIQEGNLGLIRAVEKFDYRKGFKFSTYATWWIRQAITRAIADQARTIRVPVHMVETINKMVRISRQLVQRLGREPTDEEISSEMEIDPSRVEEIRRIAQLPVSLETPIGEEEDSQLGDFIEDRDLPSPDEAAAGHLLHEQIEDMLGALSTREREVLHYRFGLEDGHSYTLEEVGRKFGVTRERIRQIEAKALRKLRHPSRSRKLKDFLD encoded by the coding sequence ATGGAGGATATAACCGTGCAGGAACAAAATGCAGGCGCGGCAAGGCCGGATACCTCTAAGACCGAGGCTGTCGAGTATCTGGGGAAGGTCCGCAATCTCGTACACGAAGGACAGGGGCGGGGGTTCGTCACGCATCAGGATATAGAGCGTCATATTCCCGTGGATACGTGGAACTCCGACATGCTCGACAACATTCTGAACAACCTTCAGGAACTGGGTATAGAGGTTATTGAGGAAGAAAACAGAAACAAGATTCAAACGACGGTCGCGATGGGAGAAGAGCTGCTGCCCTCCTTCGACCCCGATATAGGGAAGCTGGATGACATTCCCCTTACGGATCCCGTGCGTATGTATCTTCGGGAAATTGGAAAAGTCGCTTTGCTGACGGCGGAAGAAGAAGTGACTCTGGCCCGTCAGATGGAGGAAGGCAAAGCTCAGGCCAAGCAGAAGCTCATCGACGCGAACCTGCGTCTGGTGGTCAGCATCGCGAAAAAATACATCGGCAGAGGAATGCTCTTTCTGGACCTGATCCAGGAGGGGAACCTGGGCCTGATCCGGGCGGTGGAAAAATTCGACTACCGCAAAGGGTTCAAGTTCAGCACCTACGCGACCTGGTGGATACGTCAGGCCATTACCCGGGCGATTGCCGACCAGGCTCGTACGATTCGCGTTCCCGTTCACATGGTGGAGACGATCAACAAAATGGTGCGCATTTCCCGGCAGCTTGTGCAGCGTCTGGGGCGGGAACCCACGGATGAGGAAATTTCGTCCGAGATGGAGATCGACCCCTCCCGAGTGGAGGAAATTCGCAGAATCGCCCAACTGCCCGTGTCTCTCGAAACGCCCATAGGAGAGGAAGAGGACAGTCAGCTGGGAGATTTCATTGAGGATCGGGACCTGCCCAGCCCCGACGAGGCTGCGGCTGGACATTTGCTGCATGAACAGATTGAGGACATGCTGGGCGCTCTCTCTACCCGGGAGCGGGAAGTTCTGCACTACCGGTTCGGCCTGGAGGACGGACATTCCTATACGCTGGAAGAGGTCGGACGGAAATTCGGCGTCACCCGGGAGCGCATTCGTCAGATCGAAGCGAAGGCCCTGCGCAAACTTCGACACCCCAGCCGGAGCAGAAAATTGAAAGATTTTCTGGATTAA
- a CDS encoding NAD-binding protein, whose amino-acid sequence MPRRSGIFCRDIKKMEGDAADELQGFELCCIEVQVMGARFMKVVKSARRGRNLAKKFKKRLSAVLVAFGVLLFGSAWLVWYQEMHFQGAYHDAVWTVLFTLIGQGEFATNPKTIPGRVIVFVLSIVGVALLGVVLSEIVQRLMTSKLREMMGMSRCKYAGHTVICGWNERGRLILKELVAGGKQISIIAAERPASLPSGEIFFIAGSPTDEETLQRAGIAEAATALILADHQSGAASGDVDAKTILVSLAVEAANSDIYSIVELLNPENERYARLAKVDDIIYCDSLIAEVTATCTAYAGISVFMKDILCASDEGHRFAAFDVSREFDGKSVGELFEFFRRDHHALPVGIITPPEGASNAPVSLWRSQINPDENLKLSLPAKAVCILKN is encoded by the coding sequence ATGCCGCGCAGGAGCGGCATTTTTTGTCGGGACATCAAAAAAATGGAGGGCGATGCGGCAGATGAACTTCAGGGTTTCGAGCTTTGCTGTATCGAGGTGCAGGTCATGGGCGCGCGTTTTATGAAGGTGGTAAAGAGCGCCCGGCGGGGCAGGAACCTTGCAAAAAAGTTTAAAAAACGTCTGTCGGCTGTTCTGGTGGCTTTTGGCGTTTTGCTGTTCGGTTCCGCCTGGCTGGTTTGGTATCAGGAAATGCACTTTCAGGGCGCCTATCACGATGCGGTGTGGACCGTGCTCTTTACGCTCATCGGGCAGGGAGAATTCGCCACGAATCCCAAAACGATTCCAGGCCGCGTCATTGTTTTCGTGCTCTCCATCGTGGGAGTCGCGCTGCTGGGGGTTGTTCTCTCGGAGATCGTTCAGCGCCTGATGACAAGCAAACTGAGGGAGATGATGGGGATGAGCAGATGCAAATACGCCGGACATACGGTAATCTGCGGCTGGAACGAACGCGGACGGCTCATTTTGAAGGAATTGGTCGCCGGAGGAAAGCAAATTTCGATTATCGCCGCCGAAAGGCCCGCCTCCCTGCCTTCGGGAGAGATATTTTTCATAGCCGGTTCTCCGACGGACGAGGAGACCCTTCAGCGGGCGGGCATCGCCGAAGCCGCAACGGCTCTCATTCTGGCGGACCATCAGTCCGGAGCCGCGAGCGGCGATGTCGACGCGAAAACCATTCTGGTGTCTCTGGCCGTGGAAGCCGCCAATTCGGATATTTATTCAATCGTTGAGCTGCTCAACCCCGAAAATGAACGCTACGCCCGGCTGGCCAAAGTCGACGACATCATTTACTGCGACAGTCTCATTGCCGAAGTGACGGCGACCTGCACAGCCTACGCCGGAATTTCGGTATTTATGAAGGATATACTCTGCGCCTCCGACGAGGGGCATCGTTTCGCGGCCTTTGACGTATCCCGGGAATTCGACGGAAAAAGTGTGGGGGAGCTTTTTGAATTTTTCCGGAGGGACCACCATGCTCTGCCGGTGGGGATCATCACGCCGCCCGAGGGCGCTTCGAACGCTCCTGTGAGTCTGTGGCGTTCTCAGATCAACCCCGATGAAAATTTGAAGCTTTCTCTTCCCGCAAAGGCCGTTTGTATCCTCAAAAACTGA
- the hypF gene encoding carbamoyltransferase HypF: MRQIHLLVTGVVQGVGFRPFCVRTARALGLRGTVRNTSKGVEIVLEGDDSVAEEYIRLLWEEPPSAAVVSNVEVHWVSVARWAFSDFSVVESLKSADQRVLIPSDLAVCEDCLAEMRDSKNRRYRYPFINCTACGPRYTIIEGLPYDRPGTTMRDFPLCPDCEEEYHNPADRRYHAQPNACPVCGPEVWLADVSGRVLCRGDESILRLGREIASGALVAVKGIGGFHVACLPEDEPVQKLRFRKKRPDKPFALMARDLESAERLVRLTPMAKQLLTGVQRPVVLCPAESGAAVSPFVAPGQRRLGVMLPYAPLHHLLLETFDALIMTSANLSDEPIVSSNEEAFSTLSGIVDFVLCHNRGIYTPIDDSVVLPSASRKNFIFLRRARGYVPNPVSLSDSISLSSHAAGRVPDILAAGAHLKSTWALTRREMLFPGQYLGDLDQLGTATYYRRSLEHFIRLYEVEPKVLAFDKHPNYTATGLARAFCGEDVALYPVQHHHAHLASVLLDCAFHSAPVIGVILDGTGYGDDGTIWGGEFLVGDARDYRRAGSFFPFRLLGGERAIREPWRCAAALLQEIFGEEAVRIVRELWRPSDVPRPVLSAIPSILPSAPVTTSCGRLFDGISALLNLCLKASYDGQAAMALENEGVDEVAPLPFELLEEKDFLFLDWRRAVKALVSEGGGEGKKAGAFHRGLSLAICDLCDRLREKTGIGHVALSGGVWQNRLLLDLTCAELEKRGFTALTHRGISPNDEGVSAGQALVAACRVMRDFASSGAYQEKSSPR, encoded by the coding sequence TTGAGGCAGATACATCTTCTTGTAACCGGCGTCGTCCAGGGCGTGGGGTTTCGACCTTTCTGCGTCAGAACGGCGCGGGCTTTGGGTCTGAGGGGGACGGTGCGCAACACCTCGAAGGGCGTGGAGATCGTTCTTGAAGGTGACGACAGCGTGGCGGAGGAGTATATTCGTCTCCTGTGGGAAGAACCGCCCTCCGCCGCGGTGGTTTCCAACGTGGAGGTCCATTGGGTTTCGGTGGCCCGGTGGGCCTTTTCGGATTTTTCAGTTGTGGAGAGCCTGAAATCCGCCGATCAGCGCGTCCTGATTCCGTCGGATCTCGCGGTCTGCGAGGACTGTCTGGCGGAAATGCGGGATTCGAAAAATCGGCGTTATCGTTATCCTTTCATCAACTGCACGGCCTGCGGGCCCCGCTACACCATCATTGAGGGATTGCCTTACGATCGTCCCGGAACCACAATGCGCGATTTCCCTTTGTGTCCGGATTGCGAAGAGGAGTATCACAACCCCGCCGACCGGCGTTATCACGCTCAGCCCAACGCCTGCCCCGTCTGCGGTCCCGAGGTCTGGCTGGCGGATGTCTCGGGAAGGGTCCTGTGCAGGGGAGATGAATCGATCCTTCGTCTTGGTCGGGAGATCGCTTCCGGCGCCCTTGTGGCTGTCAAAGGAATCGGAGGTTTTCACGTCGCCTGTCTGCCGGAGGACGAACCGGTGCAAAAACTGCGTTTCCGCAAAAAAAGGCCGGACAAACCCTTTGCTTTGATGGCTCGAGACCTCGAATCAGCGGAACGGCTGGTGAGGCTGACTCCAATGGCAAAGCAGCTGCTGACGGGAGTTCAGCGTCCTGTCGTTCTCTGTCCGGCGGAAAGTGGAGCGGCGGTTTCTCCTTTTGTTGCGCCAGGACAGAGGCGGCTGGGCGTCATGCTTCCCTACGCGCCGCTGCATCACCTGCTTCTGGAGACCTTCGACGCGCTGATTATGACCAGCGCCAACCTCAGCGACGAGCCCATCGTTTCCTCCAACGAAGAGGCTTTTTCGACCCTTTCGGGAATTGTGGATTTTGTGCTCTGTCACAATCGTGGCATTTACACGCCCATCGACGATTCCGTCGTACTGCCGTCGGCTTCCCGTAAAAATTTCATTTTTTTAAGGCGCGCCCGCGGCTATGTTCCCAATCCAGTCTCTCTTTCTGATTCAATCTCTCTTTCTTCCCACGCGGCGGGGCGCGTTCCCGACATTCTGGCCGCCGGCGCTCATCTGAAATCCACCTGGGCCCTGACCAGACGGGAGATGCTCTTCCCGGGACAGTATCTGGGGGATTTGGATCAACTGGGGACGGCGACCTACTACAGGCGTTCCCTGGAGCACTTCATCCGCCTTTACGAGGTGGAGCCGAAGGTGCTGGCCTTCGATAAACACCCCAACTACACGGCGACGGGACTGGCCAGAGCGTTTTGCGGGGAGGACGTCGCCCTGTATCCGGTTCAGCACCATCACGCCCATCTGGCCTCGGTGCTGCTGGACTGCGCCTTTCATTCCGCCCCTGTCATTGGCGTCATTCTCGACGGCACAGGATACGGCGACGACGGAACCATATGGGGAGGGGAGTTTCTGGTGGGCGATGCCCGCGATTACAGACGCGCGGGTTCCTTTTTTCCTTTTCGGCTTCTAGGGGGAGAGCGCGCGATTCGCGAGCCCTGGCGCTGCGCTGCGGCCCTTCTGCAGGAAATTTTCGGAGAAGAAGCGGTGCGGATCGTCCGCGAACTTTGGCGGCCTTCCGACGTGCCGCGGCCGGTGTTGTCGGCGATTCCCTCCATTCTGCCGTCCGCGCCGGTTACCACATCCTGCGGACGGCTCTTCGACGGGATCTCGGCGCTTCTGAACCTGTGCCTGAAGGCCAGTTACGACGGGCAGGCGGCGATGGCGCTGGAAAATGAGGGGGTTGACGAGGTCGCTCCTCTGCCCTTTGAGCTTTTGGAGGAGAAGGATTTTCTTTTTCTGGACTGGCGCCGCGCCGTTAAAGCGCTTGTTTCCGAAGGGGGCGGCGAGGGGAAAAAAGCGGGGGCGTTTCACCGGGGGCTGTCTCTGGCCATCTGCGACCTCTGCGACAGATTGAGAGAAAAAACGGGGATCGGCCATGTCGCTCTTTCCGGCGGGGTCTGGCAGAATCGCCTGTTGCTG